A single Cellulomonas sp. SLBN-39 DNA region contains:
- a CDS encoding NAD(P)H-quinone dehydrogenase: MSQQTPDASPQQPAPAAPDEPQVARAAAASTVSPSSSDGRPVSRVVVVGGGPGGYEAALVARRLGAQVTVVERSGLGGSAVLTDVVPSKTLIATAEWMTIADRAPELGIRLAGVTGTADAVRDALRHTIDLGAVNTRVKALAAAQSADIRARLQREGVEVVAGDGRLLDAEHVAVRTAEGDERVLPADVVLVATGATPRVLPDAQPDGERILTWTQMYDLDELPQRLVVVGSGVTGAEFAGAYTSLGADVVLVSSRHRVLPGEDADAAELIERVFTQRGMTVMGRSRATSARRTADGVVVTLEDGRTVEGSHVLLAVGSVPTTRGLGLEEAGVRLTPSGHVEVDKVSRTSVRGVYAAGDCTGVLPLASVAATQGRIAMAHALGDAVRPLSLTGVAANIFTAPEIATVGLSEARLRERGIAYSTSMLPLARNPRAKMLGVRDGFVKIFARTGTGTVLGAVVVGPRASEAVFPLTLAVTHRLTTDDVADASTVYPSMSGTVAEVARMLHQRTED, encoded by the coding sequence GTGAGCCAGCAGACCCCGGACGCCAGCCCGCAGCAGCCCGCCCCCGCCGCGCCGGACGAGCCCCAGGTGGCACGTGCGGCGGCCGCGTCGACCGTCAGCCCGTCCTCGTCGGACGGTCGCCCCGTCAGCCGGGTGGTCGTGGTCGGCGGCGGACCCGGCGGGTACGAGGCGGCGCTGGTCGCGCGGCGCCTCGGCGCGCAGGTCACGGTCGTCGAGCGCAGCGGGCTGGGCGGGTCCGCGGTGCTGACGGACGTCGTGCCGTCCAAGACGCTCATCGCGACGGCGGAGTGGATGACGATCGCCGACCGGGCGCCCGAGCTGGGCATCCGGCTCGCGGGCGTCACGGGCACGGCCGACGCGGTGCGCGACGCGCTGCGGCACACGATCGACCTGGGTGCGGTCAACACGCGCGTCAAGGCCCTCGCGGCGGCGCAGTCCGCGGACATCCGGGCGCGCCTGCAGCGCGAGGGCGTCGAGGTCGTCGCGGGCGACGGGCGCCTGCTCGACGCCGAGCACGTCGCGGTCCGCACGGCCGAGGGCGACGAGCGCGTGCTGCCGGCGGACGTGGTGCTGGTCGCCACGGGGGCGACGCCCCGCGTGCTGCCCGACGCCCAGCCGGACGGCGAGCGCATCCTCACCTGGACGCAGATGTACGACCTCGACGAGCTGCCGCAGCGCCTCGTCGTCGTCGGCTCGGGCGTCACGGGCGCCGAGTTCGCGGGCGCGTACACGTCGCTGGGCGCCGACGTGGTCCTCGTGTCGAGCCGGCACCGGGTGCTGCCCGGCGAGGACGCGGACGCCGCGGAGCTCATCGAGCGCGTGTTCACCCAGCGCGGCATGACCGTCATGGGGCGCTCGCGGGCGACGTCGGCCCGCCGGACGGCCGACGGCGTGGTCGTGACCCTGGAGGACGGGCGCACCGTCGAGGGCTCGCACGTGCTGCTGGCCGTGGGGTCCGTGCCGACGACCCGCGGGCTGGGCCTGGAGGAGGCCGGCGTGCGGCTGACGCCGTCGGGGCACGTGGAGGTCGACAAGGTCTCGCGGACGTCGGTGCGGGGCGTCTACGCGGCGGGCGACTGCACGGGGGTGCTGCCGCTGGCGTCGGTCGCGGCCACGCAGGGGCGGATCGCGATGGCGCACGCCCTCGGCGACGCGGTGCGGCCGCTGTCGCTGACGGGGGTCGCGGCGAACATCTTCACCGCCCCGGAGATCGCGACGGTCGGCCTGTCGGAGGCGCGGCTGCGCGAGCGCGGCATCGCGTACTCCACGAGCATGCTGCCGCTGGCCCGCAACCCGCGCGCGAAGATGCTGGGCGTGCGCGACGGGTTCGTGAAGATCTTCGCCCGCACCGGCACGGGCACGGTCCTGGGGGCCGTGGTCGTGGGCCCGCGGGCCAGCGAGGCGGTGTTCCCGCTGACCCTGGCGGTCACGCACCGGCTCACGACCGACGACGTGGCGGACGCCTCGACCGTGTACCCGTCGATGTCGGGCACCGTGGCCGAGGTCGCGCGCATGCTGCACCAGCGCACCGAGGACTGA
- a CDS encoding NUDIX domain-containing protein has translation MHGAAGLLLVRRDGTGRATHVVLQHRAPWSDAGGTWGVPGGARAPGEDAVAAALRESHEEAGIDPRAVAVRSTHVLAHPDWSYTTVVADEVGTVEPRPTDDESVEVAWVALDDVPARPLLPAFADAWPVLRAALDD, from the coding sequence CTGCACGGCGCCGCGGGCCTGCTGCTCGTGCGCCGGGACGGCACCGGGCGCGCCACGCACGTCGTGCTGCAGCACCGGGCGCCGTGGTCCGACGCGGGGGGCACCTGGGGCGTGCCGGGCGGCGCCCGCGCGCCCGGGGAGGACGCCGTGGCCGCCGCGCTGCGCGAGTCGCACGAGGAGGCCGGCATCGACCCGCGGGCCGTCGCGGTGCGCAGCACGCACGTGCTCGCGCACCCCGACTGGTCGTACACCACCGTGGTGGCCGACGAGGTCGGCACCGTGGAGCCCCGCCCCACCGACGACGAGTCGGTCGAGGTCGCGTGGGTCGCGCTCGACGACGTGCCGGCCCGGCCGCTGCTGCCCGCGTTCGCCGACGCGTGGCCGGTGCTGCGCGCCGCCCTCGACGACTGA
- a CDS encoding purine-nucleoside phosphorylase — MTDHAAPELDDPTTDPFDVARRAAQVIAERTGVERHDIALVLGSGWGGAADLIGETVAEIPSHEIPGFARPAVVGHVGTLRSVRIGGTDRHALVLGSRTHLYEGRGVRRVVHGVRTAAATGASTVVLTNGCGGLNPAWAPGTPVLINDHINLTATSPLEGATFVDLTDLYSARLRAVAREVDASLDEGVYVQFPGPHYETPAEVRMAGVLGGDLVGMSTTLEAIAARHAGMEVLGVSLVTNLAAGIGTEALSHAEVIEAGQAAGPRISDLLARVVQRL; from the coding sequence ATGACCGATCACGCCGCCCCCGAGCTGGACGACCCCACGACCGACCCCTTCGACGTCGCCCGCCGCGCGGCGCAGGTGATCGCCGAGCGCACCGGCGTCGAGCGCCACGACATCGCCCTCGTGCTGGGCTCGGGCTGGGGCGGCGCCGCCGACCTCATCGGCGAGACCGTCGCCGAGATCCCGAGCCACGAGATCCCCGGCTTCGCCCGCCCCGCGGTCGTCGGCCACGTCGGCACGTTGCGGTCCGTCCGGATCGGCGGCACCGACCGGCACGCGCTCGTGCTGGGCTCGCGCACCCACCTGTACGAGGGTCGCGGCGTGCGTCGCGTCGTGCACGGCGTGCGGACCGCCGCCGCGACCGGTGCCTCCACGGTCGTCCTCACCAACGGCTGCGGCGGCCTGAACCCCGCCTGGGCGCCCGGCACGCCGGTCCTCATCAACGACCACATCAACCTCACGGCGACGTCGCCGCTCGAGGGCGCGACCTTCGTGGACCTGACCGACCTGTACTCCGCGCGGCTGCGCGCCGTCGCCCGCGAGGTCGACGCGAGCCTCGACGAGGGCGTGTACGTGCAGTTCCCCGGACCGCACTACGAGACCCCCGCGGAGGTGCGGATGGCCGGGGTGCTCGGCGGCGACCTCGTCGGCATGTCGACGACGCTCGAGGCCATCGCCGCCCGGCACGCCGGGATGGAGGTCCTCGGGGTGTCGCTCGTCACGAACCTCGCGGCCGGCATCGGCACCGAGGCGCTCTCGCACGCCGAGGTCATCGAGGCCGGCCAGGCCGCGGGCCCGCGGATCAGCGACCTGCTCGCCCGCGTCGTCCAGCGGCTCTGA